From Manduca sexta isolate Smith_Timp_Sample1 chromosome 21, JHU_Msex_v1.0, whole genome shotgun sequence, the proteins below share one genomic window:
- the LOC115440159 gene encoding ras-related protein Rap1, translated as MREYKIVVLGSGGVGKSALTVQFVQGIFVEKYDPTIEDSYRKQVEVDGQQCMLEILDTAGTEQFTAMRDLYMKNGQGFVLVYSITAQSTFNDLQDLREQILRVKDKDDVPMVLVGNKTDLEAERVVGKEQGQNLARHFNCAFMETSAKAKIHVNDVFYDLVRQINKKSPKKEESRKKTIKYCKIL; from the coding sequence atgCGCGAATACAAAATAGTCGTGCTAGGTAGCGGTGGCGTGGGAAAGTCTGCTCTGACAGTGCAATTCGTACAAGGCATCTTTGTCGAGAAATACGACCCCACCATCGAGGACAGCTATCGGAAACAGGTGGAAGTGGACGGGCAACAATGTATGCTCGAGATTCTGGACACGGCGGGCACAGAGCAGTTCACGGCGATGCGAGATCTGTACATGAAGAACGGGCAAGGTTTTGTGTTAGTGTATTCGATCACCGCACAATCTACGTTCAACGACCTGCAGGACTTGCGGGAGCAGATCCTGCGAGTGAAGGACAAGGATGATGTGCCGATGGTGCTGGTGGGCAACAAGACAGACCTGGAGGCGGAGCGCGTGGTCGGCAAGGAGCAGGGACAAAACCTGGCGCGCCACTTCAACTGCGCCTTCATGGAGACCTCCGCCAAGGCGAAAATACACGTGAACGATGTGTTCTATGACTTAGTGCGACAGATCAACAAAAAGTCCCCCAAGAAGGAAGAATCAAGGAAAAAAACTATCAAGTACTGTAAGATTCTGTAA